A genome region from Gossypium hirsutum isolate 1008001.06 chromosome A04, Gossypium_hirsutum_v2.1, whole genome shotgun sequence includes the following:
- the LOC107948314 gene encoding syntaxin-71 isoform X2, producing the protein MSVIDILTRVDVICKRYDKYDVEKQRDQNVSGDDAFARAYAAVEADIESALEKVELASKEKSKASAVAVNAEIRRTKARLLEEVPKLQRLAVKKVKGISTEEMAARNDLVLALPDRIQAIPDGTADTKQTGGWMSSAPSASRTAIKFDSDERFDNEYFQESEQSSQFGQEYEMRKMKQDQGLDMISEGLDTLKNMAHDMNEELDRQVPLMDEIDTKVDKAAADLKNTNVRLKDTVTQLRSSRNFCIDIVLLCIVLGIAAYLYNVLKK; encoded by the exons atgagtGTAATCGATATTTTGACAAGAGTAGATGTGATCTGCAAGAGGTACGATAAATACGACGTCGAAAAGCAGCGTGACCAAAATGTCTCCGGCGACGATGCTTTTGCTCGCGCTTACGCAGCAGTCGAAGCCGACATTGAATCCGCTCTAGAG aaAGTGGAACTTGCTTCCAAGGAGAAAAGTAAGGCATCTGCTGTTGCAGTCAATGCTGAGATTCGTCGAACCAAGGCTCGATTGCTTGAGGAGGTCCCTAAGCTGCAGAGATTGGCTGTTAAGAAG GTTAAAGGGATTTCAACTGAAGAGATGGCTGCTCGTAATGATCTGGTCCTTGCATTGCCGGACAGGATTCAAGCTATACCTGATGGAACTGCTGATACTAAACAAACTGGAGGCTGGATGTCTTCAGCACCTTCAGCTTCTCGTACTGCAATTAAGTTTGATTCAG ATGAGCGATTTGACAACGAATACTTTCAAGAATCTGAGCAGTCAAGTCAGTTCGGGCAGGAGTATGAAATGAGGAAAATGAAGCAG GACCAAGGTTTGGATATGATTTCAGAAGGTTTGGATACTTTAAAGAACATGGCTCATGATATGAATGAG GAACTAGATAGGCAAGTTCCTTTGATGGATGAAATTGACACCAAG GTGGACAAGGCAGCTGCTGACCTTAAGAATACCAATGTTAGACTTAAAGATACTGTCACACAG TTGAGGTCCAGCCGAAATTTCTGTATTGATATCGTATTGCTGTGCATAGTTCTGGGAATAGCTGCCTATTTGTACAA TGTTCTGAAGAAGTGA
- the LOC107948314 gene encoding syntaxin-71 isoform X1 — protein MSVIDILTRVDVICKRYDKYDVEKQRDQNVSGDDAFARAYAAVEADIESALEKVELASKEKSKASAVAVNAEIRRTKARLLEEVPKLQRLAVKKVKGISTEEMAARNDLVLALPDRIQAIPDGTADTKQTGGWMSSAPSASRTAIKFDSDERFDNEYFQESEQSSQFGQEYEMRKMKQDQGLDMISEGLDTLKNMAHDMNEELDRQVPLMDEIDTKVDKAAADLKNTNVRLKDTVTQLRSSRNFCIDIVLLCIVLGIAAYLYKSHLEATGSGIISN, from the exons atgagtGTAATCGATATTTTGACAAGAGTAGATGTGATCTGCAAGAGGTACGATAAATACGACGTCGAAAAGCAGCGTGACCAAAATGTCTCCGGCGACGATGCTTTTGCTCGCGCTTACGCAGCAGTCGAAGCCGACATTGAATCCGCTCTAGAG aaAGTGGAACTTGCTTCCAAGGAGAAAAGTAAGGCATCTGCTGTTGCAGTCAATGCTGAGATTCGTCGAACCAAGGCTCGATTGCTTGAGGAGGTCCCTAAGCTGCAGAGATTGGCTGTTAAGAAG GTTAAAGGGATTTCAACTGAAGAGATGGCTGCTCGTAATGATCTGGTCCTTGCATTGCCGGACAGGATTCAAGCTATACCTGATGGAACTGCTGATACTAAACAAACTGGAGGCTGGATGTCTTCAGCACCTTCAGCTTCTCGTACTGCAATTAAGTTTGATTCAG ATGAGCGATTTGACAACGAATACTTTCAAGAATCTGAGCAGTCAAGTCAGTTCGGGCAGGAGTATGAAATGAGGAAAATGAAGCAG GACCAAGGTTTGGATATGATTTCAGAAGGTTTGGATACTTTAAAGAACATGGCTCATGATATGAATGAG GAACTAGATAGGCAAGTTCCTTTGATGGATGAAATTGACACCAAG GTGGACAAGGCAGCTGCTGACCTTAAGAATACCAATGTTAGACTTAAAGATACTGTCACACAG TTGAGGTCCAGCCGAAATTTCTGTATTGATATCGTATTGCTGTGCATAGTTCTGGGAATAGCTGCCTATTTGTACAA atctcatttggaagctacaggctcggggatcatcagcaactag
- the LOC107949270 gene encoding NAC domain-containing protein 1, translating into MLGGSSMEEIPAAGNNSSEIQLPPGFRFHPSDEELIVHYLKNKVTSNPLPASIIAEIDLYKYNPWELPTLFGEDEWFFFSPRDRKYPNGARPNRAAASGYWKATGTDRPILTLCGTKSIGVKKALVFYKGRPPKGTKTEWIMHEYRLLETMIWTPKRNGSMRLDDWVLCRVRQKASIQRNSWEDRNISSHEPADSFYVPNSIEPWPSNTNHNVDIGKTYLFNDCPMLPYIFASQDLPCFDTTSSISFQSSYKSCTSLQEANSGNNNMQISFSFLQNLFNPLKRESMEEGSFVPTSCKKLKNTEKDCSEMNFYRSNHLENSDSSPHQWNPMMQYDQKLNLPGFTETD; encoded by the exons atgttgGGTGGCTCTTCAATGGAGGAAATACCAGCTGCTGGTAATAACTCATCAGAGATCCAGCTTCCTCCTGGTTTTAGATTCCACCCTTCTGATGAAGAGCTCATAGTTCATTACTTGAAAAACAAAGTGACTTCCAACCCTCTTCCAGCTTCTATTATAGCTGAGATtgatttatacaaatataatccATGGGAGCTTCCAA CTTTGTTTGGAGAAGATGAATGGTTTTTTTTCTCTCCAAGAGACCGGAAGTATCCGAACGGGGCGAGGCCTAATAGAGCGGCAGCTTCGGGGTATTGGAAGGCGACGGGGACGGATAGACCGATCCTAACGTTGTGTGGAACCAAGAGTATTGGAGTGAAGAAAGCTCTGGTATTCTACAAAGGACGTCCACCTAAAGGGACTAAGACAGAGTGGATCATGCACGAGTATAGGCTGCTTGAAACCATGATTTGGACTCCCAAACGAAACGGATCTATGAGG TTAGATGATTGGGTGCTTTGTCGAGTGAGGCAAAAAGCCAGCATACAAAGGAACAGTTGGGAAGATAGAAATATTAGCAGTCATGAACCAGCTGATAGCTTCTATGTCCCCAATTCCATTGAGCCATGGCCTTCCAACACAAACCACAACGTTGATATCGGCAAAACCTACCTATTCAATGACTGCCCTATGTTGCCTTACATTTTTGCATCTCAAGAccttccttgctttgacacaacCTCCAGCATTAGCTTCCAAAGCAGTTACAAATCTTGCACTTCCCTCCAGGAAGCCAATTCTGGCAACAACAACATGCAGATTTCATTTTCGTTCCTACAAAACCTGTTTAACCCTTTGAAAAGAGAGTCCATGGAGGAAGGTAGTTTTGTCCCAACCAGCTGTAAGAAGCTCAAGAATACTGAGAAAGATTGCAGTGAAATGAACTTTTATAGATCAAACCATTTGGAAAACAGTGATTCTAGTCCACATCAATGGAATCCAATGATGCAGTATGATCAAAAACTTAATCTCCCGGGTTTTACTGAAACTGACTAA